The nucleotide window CTACGCCTCGGTTGCTTACGGAGCTATAAAAAGTGCTCATCTCTCGGAATTTATGGCAACCCCAGCAGCTAAATTCCTTGGCCTCCAGCCCTCGGATATAGTCGAATACGAACTCTCGACCGACAAGCTTACAGAACAGGACATAAACGCACTGCGAAGCGAACTTTCCGACCCGCGTTTCGAATCCGACTACTGGAAAGAACAAATCCAGCTCCAGCTTGATATAGGGAAAAAGGCCGAACAGCAGGCTTTTGCAGGCAAAGGCCTCGATTTCGTAACCGAGGTATACCTGCCCAACAGACTCAAAGAAATGGGTATGCTGTAACACCCGAGTCCCGTCCCCCGAGTTCCGTCCCCCGAGTCCCGTCTCGGGAGGACGGGGCCGTTTCGCTCACTTAGTTCGCTCAAGCGGATTAATTTATGAGCAAAGAAGTTTCACTTTCCGAGTTCCGGCTCGGAAGGACGGGGCCGTTTCGCTCACTTAGTTCGCTCAAGAAGGCTGAATTAGGGAGTAAGAAAAACTACATTTTCAACGAACTAAGGACATTTTGATTTACCCGAATTTTGTTTTGGTTCATGCATCGTGGTTACAACTTTCTGTAATAAGGTTTAAGCGAAAACCCCAAGAAACGTTTAAGTTTGAGTACCTTATCCCCAAACCCTATTGGCGTGATAAACCGGCGCAACGGTTTTGATCAACCGGCGCAACGGTTTCAGCACAAATATTTTCAAAAAAGGCTTGAGCGATAATTGTGCAATGAAGTTTTTCCCATAGCAATGGTTCTGTTCAATGCTTGCTGGTTAAGTTTATATAGAAAACGTTATAAATTAATATATAGAGATGTTGTTTTTTAAAAACTGTAAGGAAACCCTATTGGAGATGATATACCAGGGCATCCAGAAAGTACATCATGATAACCAGAAGGCATTATAAACTGCTATTTTTATTCGGGAATTGCTTTTGAGGTTTGAAAAGATATCCTGGAACTGTATATGTAAAAATCTGCTGATAAGCAGTATAAATGCCGCGACTCCTGTTTTGATTCCTTGTGAAACACGAATTTTGCGAGCAAAACAGCAAATATTAATTTAAACTAAAGACGTATTAAAAAATTAGTCTGAAAAGCGCATATTTGGATGCAAAATTATGCTAAAAATTACCTGTTTTGAGAGGGTTGGTACTGAAAAATCTTGTGCAATTTTCAGGGAATCTAAAGGCTTAAAATGTATGAGCGCATATTGAATTTGGTTCGTGGAAGAAAAGATAAAATTAATATATAAAAAGCAGTTAATAAAAACTGCAGGCTTATAGGATTGATACGAATTCTAAGATCTATTTTGATAAAAGTTTTCCCGCGAATTTTTTAAAAAAAATGTAATGTTACGTAACTTAGATAACTTTACTAGATTTTTATGGAGAATAAGTTAAGATGAGTGATAAACAGGTTTACGATGCTTCGCACATCCAGGTGCTGGAAGGCCTGGAGGCTGTCCGGAAGCGTCCCAGCATGTATATAGGGAGCACGGATAGTCGCGGGCTCCACCACCTAGTCTATGAAGTAGTAGACAATAGTATAGATGAAGCCCTTGCAGGCTTCTGTACCAGGGTAAATGTCACAATTAACCCGGACGGCAGTGTGACAGTCCTGGATAATGGGAGAGGTATCCCCATCGACCCCCATCCATTTCACAAAAAATCAGCCCTTGAAGTTGTAATGACTGTTCTGCATGCAGGAGGGAAGTTTGACAAGAACACCTACAAGGTTTCAGGGGGACTGCATGGAGTAGGTGTTTCTGTTGTAAATGCGCTTTCGGAATGGCTCGAAGTTGAGGTGTCAAGAGAAGGCAAGAAGTATTTCCAGCGATACACCCGTGGAAAACCTGAGGCTGACGTTCAGGAAATCGGAACCTCGGATACTACAGGCACAAAGACTACCTTTAAGCCTGATGCTAAGATTTTTGAGACACTTGACTTCGATTACGAGGTCCTTTCAAACAGGTTAAGAGAACTGGCTTTCCTGAACCGGGGCCTTACTATCAGCCTCCAGGATTTAAGAACTCCAGAAGGGCAGGCTGAGATTTTCACCTATGAAGGGGGAATAGTGGAGTTCGTGAAGTATCTGAACAATAAAAAACAGCCTCTTCACGACCCGATTTATTTTGAGCGGCAAAGAGATGATATGGTAGTAGAAATTGCAATGCAGTACACAAGCAGCTATACAGAAAATGTGTACTCTTTCGCAAACAACATCAATACCCACGAAGGCGGTACCCATATTATCGGTTTTAAGACCGCACTGACAAGGGTTGCAAATGATTACATTAAAGCTAACAAGCTTTCCAAAGAAGACATAAAACTCACAGGTGATGATGTAAGGGAAGGACTGACCGCAATCATCAGTGTTAAACTCATGGAACCCCAGTTTGAGGGACAGACCAAGACAAAGCTTGGAAACAGTGATGTCAAAGGAATTGTGGACTCCCTTGTAACTGATGGGCTTGCGGAATATTTTGAGGAAAATCCCAAGGTTGCAAATGTTATTCTTGAAAAAGCCCTCCTTGCCCAGAAAGCCAGAGAAGCTGCCAAAAAAGCAAGAGAACTGACCAGAAGAAAAAATGCTCTGGAAGTAAGCACTCTTCCCGGAAAACTTGCGGACTGCTCGGAAAAGAATCCTGCAGCCTGCGAGATTTACATTGTGGAAGGTAATTCAGCAGGCGGTTCTGCAAAACAGGGCAGAGACAGAAGTTTTCAGGCTATTTTACCCCTCAGAGGCAAGATTCTGAACGTGGAAAAATCCAGACTTGCAAAGATCCTGAAAAACGAGGAAATCATTTCCCTGATCACTGCTATCGGAACAGGAATCAGCGAAGACTTCTCCCTGGAAAGTGCCCGCTACCATAAGGTAATCATCATGACTGATGCCGATGTGGATGGAGAACATATCAGGACTCTTCTTCTCACGCTGTTCTTCCGCTATATGAGGCCTCTGATTGACGAAGGATACGTATACATTGCTCAGCCTCCTCTCTACCGCATAAAAAAAGGCAAAGCCGAGTACTACGTACATTCTGACAGGGAACTGGAAATAAAGAAGAAAGAACTCGGGGAAAAAGGACTTGGAATCCAGCGTTATAAAGGGCTTGGTGAAATGAACCCGGGACAACTCTGGGAAACCACCATGGACCCTGAGAGCCGAACTCTTTTACAGGTAACCCTGGAAGATGCTATTCGGGCTGATGAGATCTTCAGAGTTCTCATGGGAGATGAGGTTGAGCCACGCCGGAACTTCATAGAAACGCATGCAAAAGAGGTCGTAAACCTGGACATCTGAGGTGGCTAAAAATGGCTAAATTTGAAGACGAGAAAAAACCCGAAAATGAATTGAAAAAGTCTTATCAGTCTACTCTTATCCCCGAAAAGAAAGATGAAGAAAAAGATGAAGAGGTGGAAAATAAGGACGGTTCAATCGACCTTACACAGGAAGATTCGAGCAAAAAAGTGGAACTAAACGTGTCCGACCCTGCTTCAGACGATCCGGATGACGAAGGTATGGAGCCAGATAAGAGTGGAGTTACTACCATCCTTATCGAAAACGAGATGAAACGCTCTTACATTAACTATGCGATGAGTGTAATTGTTGGAAGAGCTCTTCCGGATGCAAGGGATGGCTTTAAGCCAGTTCACCGCAGGATCCTTTTTGCCATGAAAGATGCAGGGATTACGCATGACAAGCCTTACAAGAAGTCAGCCCGTGTGGTAGGAGACGTGCTCGGTAAATATCACCCACACGGAGATACTGCGGTCTATGACACTATTGTGCGTATGGTCCAGGATTTCTCACTTCGTTATCCTTTAATTGACGGGCAGGGTAACTTCGGGTCAATAGATGGGGATTCGGCTGCTGCCATGCGTTACACTGAAGTCCGCATGGACAGAATCGCAGAAGAGATGCTGGTAGACATCGACAAGGAAACAGTACCCTTCATGCCAAATTACGACGGGTCAATGGAAGAACCCGAAGTCCTCCCTGCAAAACTTCCGAATCTTCTTGTCAATGGATCCACTGGTATTGCAGTAGGAATGGCAACAAACATGGCCCCTCATAATATCGGAGAGGTCATTGACGGCATTCTTATGCTTATTGA belongs to Methanosarcina barkeri 3 and includes:
- the gyrB gene encoding DNA topoisomerase (ATP-hydrolyzing) subunit B, whose product is MSDKQVYDASHIQVLEGLEAVRKRPSMYIGSTDSRGLHHLVYEVVDNSIDEALAGFCTRVNVTINPDGSVTVLDNGRGIPIDPHPFHKKSALEVVMTVLHAGGKFDKNTYKVSGGLHGVGVSVVNALSEWLEVEVSREGKKYFQRYTRGKPEADVQEIGTSDTTGTKTTFKPDAKIFETLDFDYEVLSNRLRELAFLNRGLTISLQDLRTPEGQAEIFTYEGGIVEFVKYLNNKKQPLHDPIYFERQRDDMVVEIAMQYTSSYTENVYSFANNINTHEGGTHIIGFKTALTRVANDYIKANKLSKEDIKLTGDDVREGLTAIISVKLMEPQFEGQTKTKLGNSDVKGIVDSLVTDGLAEYFEENPKVANVILEKALLAQKAREAAKKARELTRRKNALEVSTLPGKLADCSEKNPAACEIYIVEGNSAGGSAKQGRDRSFQAILPLRGKILNVEKSRLAKILKNEEIISLITAIGTGISEDFSLESARYHKVIIMTDADVDGEHIRTLLLTLFFRYMRPLIDEGYVYIAQPPLYRIKKGKAEYYVHSDRELEIKKKELGEKGLGIQRYKGLGEMNPGQLWETTMDPESRTLLQVTLEDAIRADEIFRVLMGDEVEPRRNFIETHAKEVVNLDI